In Bacteroidota bacterium, a genomic segment contains:
- a CDS encoding YbhB/YbcL family Raf kinase inhibitor-like protein encodes MKKSLLIVTCICVAIVFSCKKKDTTTPTPINNNSKFAISSPSFANGGLLPVKYTTDVAKSVFPPLTWVNPPAGTKSYVLIMDDPTPKNVSTWGHATTNWCVFNIPDTCRTIAEGTNLFHKLPYGAAIANNELGQPQYGPPSPPAQEVHTYSLRLYAIDNILTLTNGTSRANVWKAMQGHLKDSAIMTTHYY; translated from the coding sequence ATGAAAAAATCATTGCTCATTGTCACCTGCATTTGTGTGGCTATTGTTTTTAGTTGCAAAAAGAAAGACACAACAACACCTACGCCTATTAACAACAATTCAAAATTTGCTATTTCAAGTCCTTCCTTTGCCAATGGAGGTTTATTGCCTGTTAAGTACACCACCGATGTGGCTAAGTCTGTCTTCCCTCCTTTAACATGGGTTAACCCGCCTGCTGGCACAAAATCGTATGTACTTATTATGGACGATCCTACGCCGAAAAATGTATCTACATGGGGGCATGCCACCACCAATTGGTGCGTATTTAATATACCCGATACCTGCCGCACCATTGCGGAGGGTACGAATCTTTTTCATAAATTACCTTACGGTGCAGCAATTGCCAATAATGAGTTAGGACAACCTCAGTATGGTCCTCCAAGTCCTCCAGCCCAAGAAGTTCACACTTATTCCTTGCGATTGTATGCTATTGACAATATACTCACACTAACCAATGGTACCAGCAGAGCCAATGTTTGGAAAGCTATGCAGGGACATTTGAAAGACAGTGCTATTATGACAACCCACTACTATTAA
- a CDS encoding VWA domain-containing protein, whose translation MVKKYFLILCLAFVAKVNGQLVFQNTSNDYGNVPKAKILFSEFIVTNTGTEEAFVLRLDGVSNFSWSFARASIKPGESDTIRIYYSPDKAGAFNEKIKVYLSTDDKPTVLEMKGNIKEVVKEDPMPCYSFRDAHPDLFKLGVIPQLDALIIDAKTKLPIDGAFFQVYDGSFRSFFGYTKADGAIQYKVSPSLYNIRVSADGHKSKEVEKYLNRETEKFVIELEQIGYDTGTTVAETIVKKVEATPKETAAVKVQKVEQVKVKKINPPTDSVPKKVELKVEPVIQTEIMNGQLNPLFFTPNNIVLLIDVSGSMAKPDRLDLFVKQSHELIEKLRPFDKVSIVVYSLTARILIPPTPAIEKKLFFIILDSLKANGMTNAHKGIELAYSLADKALVAGGNNQIILVTDGVFRLAPEEKLLMQTMSGREVDPIILSVMMMGLSETAGKRLQELVNLGRGSLLKSNEDPNTVDLLLEEIKDRSKKK comes from the coding sequence ATGGTAAAAAAATATTTCTTGATTTTATGTTTGGCATTTGTAGCCAAGGTAAATGGTCAACTCGTATTTCAAAATACCAGTAATGATTATGGCAATGTGCCCAAAGCTAAAATATTGTTTTCAGAATTTATTGTTACCAATACAGGCACCGAAGAAGCTTTTGTATTAAGACTGGATGGGGTAAGTAATTTCAGTTGGTCATTTGCCCGTGCATCCATCAAACCTGGCGAGAGTGATACTATTCGAATATATTATTCTCCCGACAAGGCAGGTGCGTTCAACGAAAAAATAAAAGTTTATTTGAGCACCGACGATAAACCTACAGTGCTTGAAATGAAAGGCAATATAAAAGAAGTGGTGAAGGAAGACCCGATGCCCTGCTACTCTTTCCGAGACGCACACCCCGACTTGTTCAAACTTGGTGTTATTCCCCAACTCGATGCTTTGATAATTGATGCCAAAACAAAACTACCTATTGATGGTGCTTTTTTTCAGGTATACGATGGCAGTTTCCGTTCCTTCTTTGGATATACTAAGGCCGATGGGGCAATCCAATATAAAGTATCGCCTAGTTTATATAATATTAGGGTATCGGCCGACGGCCACAAATCGAAGGAAGTAGAGAAATATTTGAACCGAGAAACAGAAAAGTTCGTGATAGAACTTGAACAAATTGGTTATGATACTGGCACCACCGTGGCAGAAACCATTGTAAAAAAAGTAGAAGCAACCCCTAAAGAAACCGCAGCGGTAAAAGTTCAAAAGGTGGAGCAAGTAAAAGTAAAAAAAATAAATCCTCCTACTGATTCAGTCCCTAAAAAAGTAGAACTTAAAGTTGAGCCTGTTATTCAAACGGAAATTATGAATGGGCAATTGAATCCGCTGTTTTTTACGCCAAACAATATTGTATTACTAATTGATGTGTCAGGCTCAATGGCTAAGCCCGATAGGTTGGATTTGTTTGTAAAACAATCGCACGAGCTCATAGAAAAACTTCGCCCATTTGATAAAGTTAGTATTGTAGTGTATAGTTTAACGGCTCGCATATTAATACCACCGACCCCAGCAATAGAAAAAAAATTATTCTTTATTATATTGGATAGCTTAAAAGCAAATGGCATGACCAATGCTCACAAGGGAATAGAGCTGGCGTACTCCTTAGCCGATAAAGCATTGGTTGCGGGAGGTAATAACCAAATTATTCTGGTCACAGATGGTGTTTTCAGGTTGGCTCCCGAAGAGAAATTACTGATGCAAACAATGAGCGGTCGCGAAGTAGACCCAATCATCTTATCAGTAATGATGATGGGCTTGTCGGAAACAGCAGGCAAAAGGCTGCAAGAATTGGTAAATCTGGGTAGAGGATCACTCCTAAAATCAAATGAAGACCCCAATACCGTTGATTTATTATTGGAGGAAATTAAGGACCGTTCGAAGAAAAAATAG
- a CDS encoding SRPBCC family protein, whose protein sequence is MTTIHLTTEIKAPIGTCFHLAKDVDVHKLSTSSTKERAITGRTTGLCEQGDIITWQAKHFGLKQNLTVEITQLNKPYFFADKMLKGAFKSMQHQHSFEEKNGITIMIDKFEYEVPFGIIGKIFDKFILKNYMTRFLLERNRILKEFGETR, encoded by the coding sequence ATGACAACAATTCATTTAACAACAGAAATTAAAGCCCCAATTGGAACATGTTTCCACTTGGCCAAAGATGTGGATGTGCACAAACTTTCAACCTCTAGCACCAAAGAAAGAGCAATAACAGGGCGAACTACAGGACTTTGCGAACAGGGAGATATTATAACTTGGCAAGCAAAACATTTTGGTTTAAAACAAAACCTCACCGTAGAAATAACCCAACTAAACAAACCCTATTTCTTTGCTGATAAAATGTTAAAAGGTGCATTTAAAAGCATGCAACATCAGCACAGTTTTGAAGAGAAAAATGGCATCACCATTATGATAGATAAATTTGAATACGAGGTACCCTTTGGCATAATCGGAAAAATATTTGACAAGTTTATTTTAAAAAACTATATGACTCGGTTTTTGTTGGAGCGGAACAGAATATTAAAAGAGTTTGGGGAGACACGATAA
- a CDS encoding T9SS type A sorting domain-containing protein has protein sequence MKNFLLIILFAASSSAFAQSWSEMGALNANNLILAVHCDAAGNVYAGGKFKNTNGDFIMVKWNGTSWGEMGVGSTSLYANNAIHSICSDAAGNIYAAGKFRNSQSKNYVAKWTGAVWKEVGALGVVGDINSICTDTKGNIYAAGGFKNTNGKYYVAKWNGTTWAELGSGGNSLSSDSVINTISADTAGNVYAAGRITNAGGMKYVAVWNGTKWSELGGTANPLDANDYIISICTDIAGNVYAAGSFTSTNGDYYVAKWNGTDWSEVGSSGNYLTANDNINTVAIGMGGSLYAAGNFTNAAGKQYVAKWNGTKWAEVVTGAGALNASDIINAIATDTKGNIYAAGYFKNTNGSNYVAKFTFINSISELASVKEIYTYPNPANDYINISTSNKNNSTEIFIYNMDGKLVIQNSQKNTNIISLNVSDLPRGMYMLKMLDNTGVSVSRVVVER, from the coding sequence ATGAAAAACTTTTTACTAATTATTCTTTTTGCAGCTAGTAGTTCTGCATTTGCACAATCGTGGAGCGAAATGGGTGCATTAAACGCTAACAACCTCATACTTGCAGTACACTGCGACGCTGCAGGAAATGTATATGCGGGAGGTAAGTTTAAAAACACCAATGGCGATTTTATTATGGTAAAATGGAATGGTACTTCGTGGGGCGAAATGGGTGTAGGAAGTACATCGTTGTATGCTAATAATGCCATACATTCAATATGCTCTGATGCAGCGGGCAATATATATGCAGCAGGAAAATTTAGAAACTCGCAAAGCAAAAACTATGTGGCCAAATGGACTGGGGCGGTTTGGAAAGAAGTAGGTGCCTTAGGTGTAGTGGGCGATATTAACTCAATATGCACCGATACCAAAGGCAATATATATGCAGCGGGTGGTTTTAAAAATACCAATGGCAAATATTATGTGGCCAAATGGAACGGTACAACATGGGCAGAACTTGGCTCTGGTGGTAACAGCCTAAGTTCCGATAGTGTTATAAATACCATAAGTGCCGATACCGCAGGAAATGTATACGCAGCGGGCAGAATTACTAACGCAGGCGGTATGAAATATGTGGCAGTTTGGAATGGTACCAAATGGAGTGAACTTGGTGGTACTGCGAATCCATTGGACGCCAACGATTACATTATTTCTATCTGCACTGATATAGCAGGTAATGTATATGCGGCTGGTAGCTTTACCAGCACAAATGGCGACTATTATGTAGCCAAATGGAATGGAACAGATTGGAGTGAAGTAGGCTCGAGTGGCAATTACCTCACAGCTAACGACAATATAAACACGGTAGCAATTGGTATGGGAGGTAGTTTATATGCAGCAGGTAATTTTACCAATGCCGCCGGAAAACAATATGTAGCAAAATGGAATGGAACCAAATGGGCTGAAGTGGTAACCGGTGCAGGTGCCTTAAATGCCAGTGATATTATTAACGCAATTGCAACTGATACCAAAGGAAATATATATGCTGCTGGCTATTTTAAAAACACCAATGGCAGTAATTATGTAGCTAAATTTACTTTCATAAACAGCATTAGTGAATTAGCAAGTGTAAAAGAAATATATACCTATCCTAATCCTGCAAATGATTATATTAATATTTCTACTTCCAATAAAAATAACTCAACAGAAATATTTATTTATAATATGGATGGAAAATTAGTGATTCAAAATTCTCAAAAAAATACCAATATTATCTCATTAAATGTTTCCGATTTGCCACGTGGTATGTATATGCTCAAGATGCTTGATAATACAGGCGTGAGTGTGAGTAGGGTAGTGGTAGAGAGGTAG